Part of the Sphaeramia orbicularis unplaced genomic scaffold, fSphaOr1.1, whole genome shotgun sequence genome is shown below.
aataacataataacctgtaagtaatgacaactacaaacatttctctttattttagtgcaaaaaagtgaaaattggATAATGAAATTAAAGTATCGTTTcataaaaaatgagaataacataaacaacttgaaatttctaattcaatttaaacaatatttggCCTCAGGTTATGATTTGCATATGCACATTagaaacttacagatcacaatgaatctacaaatacacaaaacatttagtaacaagtagaatattgataaaattacacaattttttcttaagacattgcaggttgttcatattcattcacttttttgtactaaaatacagagaagaattatacttgtcattatttataggttattctattattattttactggtctgatccactttagatcatattggtctaaatatggaacctgaactaaaatgtttttacaccattgattgttaatatccacaaacaacctgaaatttcttcttcaattttaacaatattctgcctctgtttatcatttacacatgtgcattataacttagagatcacagcggatctacaaatacacaaaacatttagtaaagttCATCTcgaactgaaaaatataggatTTAACTTCATAATGAAATCAGCTTAGACTGGACTCagtgacaccattgactgttaatgtcttctgttaattttagttttttcccagtttatcccacaggccggactgggcCCTGTGAGGGGTCCATTTTGGgccgtgggccatatgtttgacacccctgatcaagCTGATCTACTTATAGATTTCAGAAACATTTCGATTCTTGGCCTTTGTTAAAAACCACCAGCTGTGATGGATGATAActgatttgacctttgaccttttactCCAGACTCGGGTCTGTCATCTGCTTCCACTGGGATGTTTAACGGAGCTGGAGACCTGGTCTTACATTTCTCCCAGTGTAATTCACAACTGACTGAGATCCTGGCAGAACAACACAAACAGGTCCAACTGGGCCAGGCAgagtgagcacacacacacacacacacacacacacacacacacacacacacacaaactaactTCCTATATAGGTTCAATATTAAATCAAATACACAACCCGGACAAAAAATTCAGCTTCTGGATAAAAAATTCCCCTActtgatatagaatagaatagaatagaatagaatagaatagaatagatagaatagaatagaatagaatagaatagacaagcAGTAGTAAGTGCAACAAAAGTAAACATGCCATTCAGTCTGTGCATCATATAAAACCTACTATTAAAGTACAGATAATATTCAGAGTCCAAATCAGCCCAGTTTCAGAGGGATGGGTGTATCTCAAGTAAACTCAACTAGACTAAAGtatagtaaaactaaactaaaagatgtttaaaacagactaaaattagGTAAATAAGTCTAAAATATCTTCAAACCAAATTATTTGATTGTAAAACCACACTAAACGTtggtaaaaccagtataaaagagagtaaaaccaaactaaaagatggtTAAATCAGACTAAAAGATGATAAAACAGACTAAAGAGGGTTAAAACTGACTAAAAGATGAAGAACAGACTAGAAGTGgtaaaacaagtgtaaaagatTGTAAAACCAAAGAATTTaatggttaaaccagactaaaagtTGGTAAATCCAGTATAAAAGATGGTCAAACTCAACTAAAATGCTGATAAACATTCCATCATCTTTAACTCAATTTCACAGATATTTCTTACAAACACTAGTTCATTTGTTAATATTAAGTAGAAAATCTACATATAAACCCTTTAAACACACATCTGTTCATGTACTTAGAGGCTGTAATGGTCATGTACAGTATATTATCAGTCAGTCAGAGGTGATAGAACCATGTTGTGattgtgtgtgtaaatatgtgtgtaaaCGTGCTGTTTCAGACCAAAGGAGACCGCAGACTTCCTTAGAGACGCTGTTGAGACCAGACTGAGGATGTACATCCCATACATGGAAACGTGGCCTCAGGTACAGACCACTGACCACCACCTCCACTCTGCTGTTTTTATGCCATCTGCCGATCGGCTGTGATCGACTGTGAAGGCGTCGGCTTCGTCTTCATAAGAAATTTCTTCAAACGTCTTCTCTgataaaactactggtcggattcatttcaaattttataggTAGCTTCCATCCCTTTACTTTTAATGGTccgtattttaatggtttataatatGCAAATGGtaagagatatcagtatagttcctattgatcactgacagaagtcatatggactttgattgtttattgtttattggcatgtatacaagacaataaaaacaataataataacagtaaaagacatggggaagccaaaaaccaaagtggtttatcgtgggcctccccaaagacttgaaataaaaaaagtatttgcagtgtctaatatgatataatcataaataaacaaaattaattaaaagaaggaaataagtcagaaaaaaaaaaacctaaactaaatacatcgtaagcagtgcacgtagaaataaataagaatcaacaaaactatgaaacgaaattcGGAATGAAACTAATCAGTTATCTAACtaagaaaaatgataaatgaatcaaGAAGAGCAAACAGATGAGGTGAAAGTAGTGCATGGATGTTCTATGAAATCCAGTTTTAAGAGTTTCTTGAATCTGGGTCAGAACACACAGGTTTGCTGTGACTGGGTTAAATGGTTCCATATGATGGGGCCCCTGTACAGGATTGTAAATTGTTTCTGATTGCATTTTATCATAATCAGTCTTAGTAGATTCCGCTGTCTTGTACTATGGTGATGAATGTCTGAGTTGAACCGAAGCCGAAGTTTGTATTGATCAGGTAAACATGAACTGTTATTAACAATTTTATGGACAAATAAGGCAATCTGAAATTTGTTGATATCATACAGTCATAACTTTGAAGTGGTGAAACAGACCTGCTGAGTGTGCTGTAAAAGTAGCATTGGCTGCGATTCTGACAAAGCGCTTTTGTAGTTGATAGAGTGGTTTGACAGATGTTGTGTATGTACTAGcccagataatattgcaatatgtTAATgatgattgaattagttgagttctcctccagtgaaagtaccgcccacttctgttgttaggttgatctcctgcatcagaaccacaggactggaacacagacagaacctgacaacctcacacattcaactggggattgattcagacaGAACACGACGCTGACAGACAGAGACACTggaactgtttttattgtgttgacTTGTGTGTCCGTCAGGCCATGAGCATCCTGCTGCTCCCTCACAACATCCCCGACAGCCTGAAGCACCTCTCCACCCTAGTGGACGACATCTGGTACTACGCTGGAGACCGGTCCACAGATGGAGTGGACCCCGTCACCCTCCATCCCACTCATCCTCTGATCACTCCTTCCTGTCCCCCATTCATCACAACCCCCATGATTTCCGGCCCGCCACCTCCCAGGTTACTCCCTGTGTTATTGGGTGTTGTACCATAGCAACACCATCACTCAAGTAAAAACGACATTCCTGCTACATCATCAAAAGGAGTGTGGATgtaattatttttctgttgttttgggCCATGGCTTAGCCAAAGCTAAGACAGAATATTtggtatttaacccttaaagacctacaactgttgtttgttgtaactttcacatacatttttctttacatctaacctttcctacatgatttatctccatttattataatatcaacctctgtattttgcatttttcagtgtaaatcaggtatgttcttatatttaatttactgatcatggagatgttcattaaagctcagagtaaattcaaaggttattatatcaaaaacagacaaactgaagaaatagtgactttttctgtcaaatctatcattagctgaacataaaaaggaagtgtgttcatccactgtcattgattcaacaccatgggttttactggtgaatcaatgttgtagaagatgacagtgtttccatggtaactacagagcctctgaacgtcaaaatgggtcatatctgatgaccatgaaaacatgacaatctGTATTtcatgccaattatttacataggattaatggatcaacaggtattaaacagtttagatcaatagatgcggctgtttaggtcttaaaaatacttaaaacactgaaacaaaactgTAGCGAGAGAAAGAGTTAACAATAATATCATCTTCCCTGGTCTCAGCCTTTGAGatatagaaaataagaaaaaaatcaacatacaATGGGAAATGTACAAGAAAATTActaaaaattattacaaaattgaGCAAAActgtcaagaaaatgaacaaaataatcaataaaatgagcaaaataataagaaaacattgAGATAATGAAGAATTTgaacaaaatcactgagaaatgaagaaaaattataaaaatgaattaaatttgGTGTAATAAGttgacctttatttatttattttttactgtctaGGCTCTGAAGTGTCCTCAAAGTATAGAAGTTCAAATTAGccgtgtcatttttgtcttgttaaatATGAACTCTGTACACATATATAAACACTTACAACGTACTTcatatttaacacagtttttGTCGTTTTTGTGTTATTGCTTATTGTATTTCTGTGCATTTCGGTTTCATCCAGTTGCTGTTGGCTGAATGTTTTGATGTCGTTCATGTGAGAAttgatgcaaaattaaaatagATAATGGGCAATTCCTTTCAAATGCCTTAAAAGTATAGAAAAAAAAGCCCCTGTTTGTAAAATGTGTCCATCCCATTATAAAATGTTTGTGCTGACTCTGAGACTGCGTTGTGTTGTGTTTGCAGATGAACTGGTACACCAAACGGGCGGCGCTGACGGGCATCTACAACACCACTGAGCTGGTCATGGTTCAGGATTCGTCCCCAGATTTCCAGGACACTTGGAACTTCTTAGATAATCGCATTCAGGATGTGGTCAACATGGCCAGCACCGCCAAACAGGTAAGAACGAACCTGAATCGgagtcagaatactttattaattccatccagagtttttttttttttttctaactgcactttttctgttttgaaaacccttaaaaaataatttttggggTAGTTTTTGAGGATGGAATTCATTTCAGTGGGGAAATTTGAATCATAAAACACGTAATTCACATAATGAACACAGTCATGGAACAAAGTAAACTCATACTTTGCGGTTAAGACACATTAAAGAGATGTTTAGGAATGTAAAAATACTCACCATTCAACAACCAATAACATAATGGCCAAAACGTAATGTACAAACTCCTGAGTTCATTCACATGCTTTACTATGAAGTATCATTCAAATGCAGTTTTAGTGAAGACTGAATCATTTTAGCAATTCCATAGAGAAATTTTTGGAAAAAGTTAAAAGGAACTGTTTACCATGAAACAAATATAGTAAATTCCTTTGAAAATgcaacatgaaattatgaatttTCACATTTAAGCAAATAAACAATATTGTAAATAAGGCTTTTGCATAACAACTAATTATCAAATTGTCTCTTACAAccgtaacactggtctacaaggaaaatgcttccagaataaaagtaatgaaattttaccacatgagagtcactgataaagaaaaatcaagtcaaaatgctggttggctcaactttccaagatacagccttgggtcaaaatgtgaaattcaagaattaacaagagaatgggtttgactcaaaaggaatatttgtctcagagctacaagatctacttccaaacactgtctgcacattagaatacattcactttacaggttctatttagtggaagatttaaaaactattatagaaatgcacataaaccaatatgtatgtgtaataacacaatcatataccttgaaaacatcagcaaactggcattttgtcatttattttccaattaatcgtattaaaatacgtaacatctagcacatttaatctctgaagcaaatcatttctaaaaaattataGACCAATGTTATTAAGGAAAGAGTGTTGCATCGTATACACCCATGATGAATGAATATGAGGACTCAGAATCCACTCTACCTATTTttgatgaacaaactgaacaaaaactgctCAAAAAATCTTTTATATCCAAGAAGTACTATCATATTGATGTATTATTATATTGTATTCGAAGGATTTTTTTAATACTAGGCCAAtaaataacttattacgttattgtcaAAAGGTTCTCATGTTATTGTCTTTATTACATGTAAAATGACTCCATTATTGGTTGCTGCACAGCTTATTCTAATCATATTTGTGTTCCACTTGTTTTGTAGGTGCAGTCAACGGGTGAAGCCATGGTGCAAGGGCTCATGGGAGCTGCTGTAACTGTAAGTTTTTGTAACACTATGATATTTTCATTGTATGACATCCATCTCAGTTGTGCAGTACATAGAATTAAATAGTGACAACAAACCttaaagcaggggggtcaaactcatttcagttcaggttccacattcagcccagtttgatctccagtggatcacatcagtaaaattataacataatagcctataaataatgacaaatacaattttttctctttgttttaatgcagaaaaacccattaaattctgaaaatacttacatttacaaactatccaaacaaaaaagatgtgaataagctgaaaaaataaatttccatagaaaaataagtgcaatttcaataatattatgccttagttatcatttgtacatgtgtattaaatcagatctacaaatgcacaaaacacttagtaataggcagaattttgttaaaattgcacttaattttcaagttcatatttgttcaggttattcacattttattgttaaaggagagtttgtaaatgtaaatattttcagaatttaatgtttttttttgcacttttgggaatttaggagttgtcattatttacaggcataatgtaattttttagttgttttttttttttttcactttaaaccaagaagaaaatttggagtcattattaataggttatagGTCTaacctgtgtttgttttgtgtttgataGCTGAAGAACCTCACAGGTCTGAACCAGAGGCGATGATGAGCAGCGCCTCCCCCAACCGAAGAGCTTCCTGAGCTGAAGAACAACcctgtttttttcctctatttctggAAAAGTGTAGCTCATCAAGGTGTTGGATAACGAGTTCAATTCATCACGCCCATAAGAGACCAGACCgactttattttattcactttcctCTGCTCAGAAGATCTTCCCATTTGTAATAAAGATACAAGGATCTCTAATTTTGTTGCCAGTTAAATTAGGACTTAAATAAATCGCTATTATTGTGTATTTACtttcttgtttcattgttttaaGTATTGttttaagacccaaacagccacaggggACCAatagcatccactgatctaaaatatttaagaacttctgataatatcctatcaatacgtgtaaataactggtgtaaaatacagtttgtcgttttcatggtcatcagatatgacccatttggacgttcagaggctccgcagttaccaaggaaacactgtcatcttctacaacattgattcaccagtaaaactcatggagttggatcaatgacagtggatggaaacacctcacttattttcagttaatgagagattttgctggaaaaaaaatctttctcaGTCTTGATATACAATACTTATGCTCAGGGACCAGCCAGCATCATAAAAgctttaatgtaactttttttttgtgagcTCTAGATATTTTACCATTTAAATAGGAATGAGTTGAATTCacttttttatttccaaatttaaaGCTAGAAGTTAGAAATCAATCAAGCCACAATTTCTTGAGGGCTCGGCCCAAGGGATCAACAAAGTTCAGTCAATCTAATCATGATGACATTGAACCACTAAAACTACTTTTTATGTGCAGGAATGCCAGTAAATTAGCTATAATTTGATATCTTAATCAAGATACACTAACTTGCTTTcctattttttctctgttttgtgaaACAGTACATTTGAAAATTAATGGATAACAATGATTTTATTTTAgcattaaaaatataattttggttAAAAGGCTTCTACATGCTAGTCTGTCAGTTattacagaaacataaaaaatatatggttttGGTAATTATCAGTGGTGTTAATTTAGGGTGGCTGTGCCATAAACTTTACATTGGATGGTGATTTAATAAATATGTGAAGCACTATAAGAACATTTGCATTTAGGTTCTATGAGCATCTTTTATGATGAGTgaaataaatgtaggaaaaaaaacctgattttcatcaaaaaatgtaaAGAATAATGTAATAATTGGGGATATGTCACTTACGAAaatttaaataaaagaaaaaaaacatttagaagtCGTTACAGAAATGGTTACAGGTCATTAAAGCTATCGAAATATTTGAATCCCTTTTAATTCGAAAAGATTCAACCGGAACAGCGTGACCCGGAAGTGAAAAGAAGACCTGCCTATTTTTCCTCTGTATAACCAATCAGCAATGGCGTTTACCATGTTTTGACCAATCAGCGAGGGTAAATATGTCGACGGAGGTCTTCAATCCGAAGCAGCGGCAGTGGAGTCAAGTGAACAGCATTTGACACGTATTATTGACTTATTTCACTCCTAAAATGCCGTATGCCAACCAGCCGACCGTGAAAATTACAGAATTGACAGACGAGAATGTGAAGTTTGTCATCGAAAACACTGATTTGGCGTAAGTGTTGTTTTATTTGCCTATTAGAACAGCGCGTGAGGCCAAGAGCGGCCATTACTGTTATCAACAATGACAATGGAATCAGTTTTAATACGGAAATTAAACATTAAGGTGATTTATCCGCTAAATTATTAACTCACTCTTGTGCCCTGGTCTGGGCACAAAAGACTCACCTCTATATTTCAATTATGTCCCTTCATtaattttatatcaatattttaatcCTAAATTAAGGTTtttgctcaatagcttccaggtcatgtgacctgtggacTCCAAAAATTATTTATAGCCCTGGTCTGGGAACACAAGACACACTCTTTTATTTCAATTATATACTTTCCttaattttatataatttttttattcatatttaatggtttttgctcaatagcttccaggtcatgtgacctgtggacTCCAAAAGGCCTTTGTTTATAGCCCTGGTCTGGGAACACAAGACACACCTCTTAAATTTCAATTATATCTCTTCAGTAATTTTATACCAATTTTTTAATCCTAAATTACAGGTTtttgctcaatagcttccaggtcatgtgacctgtggacTTCAAAAGTCCTTTTATTTATAGCCCTGGTCTGGGAACACAAGACACACCTCTTATATTTCAATTATGTCCCTTCATTAattttatataaatttttttaaagataaatttcaggtttttgcTCAATAGCGTCCAGGTCATGGACCTGTGGACTCCAAAAGCGTTATAATTTGTAGTACTAGTCGGGGCACACAAGACACACCTCTTACATTCAATATATCACTCATtaattttatatcattttttaaatcataaattaCAGGTTAGTGTGGGTCAATTTTTTTTGTGACGGTCCCTAAACCCTCGCAGTGAGAAGCGGGTGTCCGGTCCTCGGCCGCTCAACCGGGGTAAGCCTGAGGACGGCCGATGATGGTAGTGGAGAAGGAGGATACCCGCCGAATATAGAACGTTAAACTGCCGGCCCTCAAGCTTGCTCACCGGGCGTAAGCTTGAGCGGAGAGTCGGTGGAGAGGGTGGAGCTGAATATCGAACGTCAAAGTGACTTCCCGCGGTACCCGACCAGACCTCACACGTctccagtgaccaaaaccatgtggttaactaaaatattaaaacttctgaaccattagtcctatcagtacatgatcaggggtgtcaaactacatgtaaagagtccagtctgggtcatgggatgaatttgtgacgtaaaaattacactgcagataTTAACAGTGAATGGTGTCAAAGTATTTTAGATTGGGggcatatacagacaaacatgatctaaaatgtgtcgaccagtaaaatactaatcataataatgtataaataatgacatttccaagtgtttctctttgttttagcgtaaaaagtAAACTTGAATATTACATTAAGAActattttcacaaaaatgtgaataacctgaacaaatatgaacaacctgaaatgtcttaagagaagtaagtgtaatttcacCAGtatctgcctgttattgaatgttttgtgtatttgtagatctactgtgttgtgtagttgtaatttacatgtggaaatgataagatgaggtaTAATATAGTTCAATTGtacacatttttatctgaaacATTTGATTTGTTTGCGGTCTTCTACTATGAAGACAGTTTGGGTTGTAATGTAATTTGCTAgtcattagggaccgagccgaaaggtaaggccctctcacacagtgagaggccttgcctgcaagcaaggccctattgtttttcattcgttttttttttttttttccgccatcactttaaactggattttgaccccctaacatgctccaaaactcaccaaatttggcacacatgtcaggcctggcgaaaaatttgataaaatgaaaaaaaccccataggtgcaaaaatggcctctctagcgccacctctGTGAagaaaaacggcaactgccctagtggccagtaggaaagtCATACAGACATggaacaaatgccaaaatgttggttggacaTTGCTCTACAAATTAtccactgacacctatgagctatcttcaacaggaagttcgcaatatgcctttcaaaataaaatttttaaaactaactccgatgacaccgtttgtcatattgacttctaaatagcaccaaaagatagagtgaactctcctcaaaaaagtgatctcataacttagtcttaactgtcttagttttttttttttacgagcccgcaaagttgcgatgtttggaactcatttttcactttggagtttttccctacatatgacatatctacgcgttcacgggactcagcacaacactcacatgcaaaaaatttggaGATAGggtgtacggttattgatttataacaatttgtttcttttcatactttttccactttagactgccatttgacccccttaacatgctccaaaactcaccaaatttgccatgtatgtcatggctggtgaacactttgattcaatatcaaaattaaccccttgggtgccaaaatggactctgtagcgccacctttgtactaaaaaacacacaaaatctaccCTAGCAGcaagtaggaatgtcacagaaacatgaaacaaatgccaaaatgttggtctgattgagccgacaaatcatacactgacactcatgagctaactccaacaggaagttggcaatctgcctttgaaagttacgctatgtttctgcaattactgcttagtcatttcagactttttagaAGAAAGTTATAtatcattaaattcccacaatcTGCAGAATccaaactgaaagaatttttcagatacgacctacggttatggaattatggtgatttttttgaagagtatgtttagtttcacttttcacaatgacaaggttcctataaaactcttcctggtgcacagctgtatgtgtctctctgtagtgcggtggttcatgtagctgcctatggaacaagaagaccctggttcaagtcccagacaatccaaaatttatttatttatttttttaattttaaaacaggttttactgcattgtattgtggatattggaaattttgcacacattcaaaagtacacggactacattttttcaaaataaaaccccaattaagaataatacaaaatgtcttacataatttcttttcatttttatgaccaaacactcaactgttttacaatgtttcttcattcaaaagtactctttctcacagacacacatgctcacacaatagggtttttccaaaataaaagccttaaatgtggtaaatcatcacttttatactcatttattcatacaatttcaattcatttttcaaact
Proteins encoded:
- the LOC115416665 gene encoding LOW QUALITY PROTEIN: ubiquinone biosynthesis protein COQ9, mitochondrial-like (The sequence of the model RefSeq protein was modified relative to this genomic sequence to represent the inferred CDS: inserted 2 bases in 1 codon), coding for MAALLRGLRAGRALRGLGSVVAPPVAQTRHCCSLRRGFHCSALRHQDESKTDTPSSSXSSSYHEHYQAHSAEQDHSASDPAAEEASRPNTSYHDESGEQDEEYETEEQLQARILVAALEFVPVHGWSMEAIAAGAEVAGLSSASTGMFNGAGDLVLHFSQCNSQLTEILAEQHKQVQLGQAEPKETADFLRDAVETRLRMYIPYMETWPQAMSILLLPHNIPDSLKHLSTLVDDIWYYAGDRSTDMNWYTKRAALTGIYNTTELVMVQDSSPDFQDTWNFLDNRIQDVVNMASTAKQVQSTGEAMVQGLMGAAVTLKNLTGLNQRR